A window from Theobroma cacao cultivar B97-61/B2 chromosome 3, Criollo_cocoa_genome_V2, whole genome shotgun sequence encodes these proteins:
- the LOC18605904 gene encoding trihelix transcription factor GTL1 isoform X2, producing MQQGGGEGGGGHQSQYGEMGAPTTAVATTTGAVSSSHMVSEQSEQLVEAASPISSRPPATGNLDEFMRLASGGGDDGGDEGDRAGGGGGGAGVASGNRWPRQETLALLKIRSDMDAAFRDATVKGPLWEDVSRKLAELGYKRSAKKCKEKFENVHKYYKRTKEGRAGRQDGKSYKFFSQLEALHTTSSATAAANLSTPVTPVTAASTASLDVAPVSVGVHMPISSVRIPPATIPMSSSMLAMPGSAPASVPVPPVGAAPASGHPITTTAAPFGISFSSNSSSSSQGFEDDDDDDDEEDEPGGEPSNMAGTSRKRKRQSSRGGGSTTRRMMEFFEGLMKQVMQKQESMQQRFLEAIEKREQDRMIREEAWKRQEMARLTRDHELMAHERAIAASRDAAIISFLQKITGQTVQLPTTVTVSAAPPPPTQPAVPVVPPPASIPTAASPLHHPPSLPQQQRSSQQQQQSVQPHHQHQQQPQAVHQQQHQAQPQNTEVVRHHQQPISSDVVMAIPEQQVPPQEIGRSGNLEPASSRWPKAEVLALINLRSGLESRYQEAGPKGPLWEEISAGMSRMGYKRSAKRCKEKWENINKYFKKVKESNKKRPEDAKTCPYFHQLDALHRKKILGGGTSGGFSSFSDQNRPQEETSQQHLDTSEAPPITAAPQSTQPTDQSENKTGATADVLTRKEGLPGSFFGEGNGEAAKKKTL from the exons ATGCAGCAAGGAGGAGGAGAAGGAGGAGGGGGGCATCAATCTCAATACGGGGAGATGGGTGCTCCAACAACAGCAGTAGCAACAACGACGGGTGCAGTGAGCAGCAGCCACATGGTAAGCGAGCAGTCGGAGCAGTTAGTGGAAGCGGCATCGCCTATAAGCAGTAGGCCGCCTGCCACTGGGAATTTGGATGAATTCATGAGGTTAGCAAGTGGTGGAGGAGATGACGGAGGAGATGAAGGGGATCGAGCAGgtggaggaggaggaggagctGGAGTTGCAAGTGGCAATAGGTGGCCCCGTCAAGAGACTCTTGCTCTTCTCAAGATTAGGTCAGATATGGATGCTGCTTTCCGTGATGCCACCGTCAAGGGCCCTCTATGGGAAGATGTTTCCAG GAAGCTAGCGGAGCTGGGTTACAAAAGGAGTGCCAAAAAGTGCAAGGAAAAATTCGAGAACGTCCACAAGTACTACAAGCGAACAAAAGAAGGGCGAGCTGGCCGTCAAGATGGTAAGAGTTACAAGTTTTTCAGCCAGCTAGAGGCTCTCCATACAACTTCTTCTGCCACTGCTGCTGCTAACCTATCAACACCAGTCACACCTGTCACTGCCGCTAGCACCGCCAGCCTGGACGTGGCTCCCGTTTCGGTTGGGGTTCATATGCCCATCTCGTCTGTCAGAATTCCACCTGCAACTATCCCAATGTCTTCCTCTATGTTAGCCATGCCTGGATCTGCTCCTGCATCCGTGCCAGTGCCACCAGTAGGAGCAGCGCCGGCGTCAGGACATCCTATCACCACCACAGCCGCTCCATTTGGAATCAGCTTCTCTTCTAACAGCTCTTCCTCTTCTCAAGGCTTTGAAGACGATGATGACGACGATGACGAAGAAGATGAACCTGGAGGAGAACCATCCAACATGGCTGGCACTAGCCGGAAACGTAAAAGACAGTCGTCGAGAGGGGGCGGTAGTACGACCAGGAGGATGATGGAGTTCTTCGAGGGTCTAATGAAACAGGTCATGCAGAAGCAAGAATCCATGCAGCAGAGATTTTTAGAAGCCATAGAGAAGAGAGAGCAAGATAGGATGATAAGAGAAGAAGCTTGGAAAAGACAAGAAATGGCGAGATTAACTCGCGACCATGAACTTATGGCTCACGAACGTGCCATTGCTGCTTCTAGGGATGCTgctattatttcttttttgcagAAGATTACTGGTCAGACTGTACAGTTACCCACAACTGTCACTGTCTCCGCTGCTCCACCTCCACCGACACAACCAGCCGTGCCAGTTGTTCCACCTCCGGCTTCTATTCCTACAGCAGCTTCACCATTGCATCATCCACCGTCATTACCACAACAACAGCGTAGCTCTCAACAGCAGCAACAGTCAGTACAGCCGCACCATCAACATCAGCAACAGCCACAAGCTGTTCACCAGCAGCAGCATCAAGCTCAACCTCAAAACACTGAAGTTGTGAGGCATCATCAACAACCTATTTCTTCAGATGTAGTAATGGCTATCCCGGAGCAACAGGTCCCACCACAGGAGATTGGTCGGAGTGGGAACTTGGAGCCTGCCTCTTCTAGGTGGCCTAAAGCTGAAGTTCTTGCACTTATAAACCTGAGGAGTGGGCTTGAATCCAGGTACCAAGAGGCTGGGCCGAAGGGCCCTCTTTGGGAGGAGATCTCGGCTGGTATGTCAAGGATGGGCTACAAGAGAAGCGCCAAGCGATGCAAGGAAAAATGGGAGAACATCAACAAGTACTTCAAGAAGGTCAAAGAAAGTAATAAGAAACGTCCCGAGGATGCCAAAACCTGTCCCTATTTTCACCAACTCGATGCCCTTCACCGTAAGAAAATACTTGGAGGAGGGACTAGCGGTGGTTTCAGTAGCTTTAGTGACCAGAATAGGCCTCAAGAAGAAACGTCACAGCAGCATCTAGATACGAGTGAAGCCCCACCAATCACGGCAGCGCCGCAATCGACGCAGCCTACTGATCAATCAGAAAACAAAACTGGAGCTACTGCTGATGTGCTGACAAGAAAAGAAGGTTTACCTGGGAGTTTCTTTGGAGAAGGAAACGGTGAAGCTGCAAAGAag AAGACATTGTGA
- the LOC18605904 gene encoding trihelix transcription factor GTL1 isoform X1, whose protein sequence is MQQGGGEGGGGHQSQYGEMGAPTTAVATTTGAVSSSHMVSEQSEQLVEAASPISSRPPATGNLDEFMRLASGGGDDGGDEGDRAGGGGGGAGVASGNRWPRQETLALLKIRSDMDAAFRDATVKGPLWEDVSRKLAELGYKRSAKKCKEKFENVHKYYKRTKEGRAGRQDGKSYKFFSQLEALHTTSSATAAANLSTPVTPVTAASTASLDVAPVSVGVHMPISSVRIPPATIPMSSSMLAMPGSAPASVPVPPVGAAPASGHPITTTAAPFGISFSSNSSSSSQGFEDDDDDDDEEDEPGGEPSNMAGTSRKRKRQSSRGGGSTTRRMMEFFEGLMKQVMQKQESMQQRFLEAIEKREQDRMIREEAWKRQEMARLTRDHELMAHERAIAASRDAAIISFLQKITGQTVQLPTTVTVSAAPPPPTQPAVPVVPPPASIPTAASPLHHPPSLPQQQRSSQQQQQSVQPHHQHQQQPQAVHQQQHQAQPQNTEVVRHHQQPISSDVVMAIPEQQVPPQEIGRSGNLEPASSRWPKAEVLALINLRSGLESRYQEAGPKGPLWEEISAGMSRMGYKRSAKRCKEKWENINKYFKKVKESNKKRPEDAKTCPYFHQLDALHRKKILGGGTSGGFSSFSDQNRPQEETSQQHLDTSEAPPITAAPQSTQPTDQSENKTGATADVLTRKEGLPGSFFGEGNGEAAKKPEDIVMELMEDQGMHHQGQSLLVDGYGKIDEPDSDNMVHEEDEDEDEDDEDDDELEEERKMAYKIEYQRQNASTPNGGGNGAPSFLAMVQ, encoded by the exons ATGCAGCAAGGAGGAGGAGAAGGAGGAGGGGGGCATCAATCTCAATACGGGGAGATGGGTGCTCCAACAACAGCAGTAGCAACAACGACGGGTGCAGTGAGCAGCAGCCACATGGTAAGCGAGCAGTCGGAGCAGTTAGTGGAAGCGGCATCGCCTATAAGCAGTAGGCCGCCTGCCACTGGGAATTTGGATGAATTCATGAGGTTAGCAAGTGGTGGAGGAGATGACGGAGGAGATGAAGGGGATCGAGCAGgtggaggaggaggaggagctGGAGTTGCAAGTGGCAATAGGTGGCCCCGTCAAGAGACTCTTGCTCTTCTCAAGATTAGGTCAGATATGGATGCTGCTTTCCGTGATGCCACCGTCAAGGGCCCTCTATGGGAAGATGTTTCCAG GAAGCTAGCGGAGCTGGGTTACAAAAGGAGTGCCAAAAAGTGCAAGGAAAAATTCGAGAACGTCCACAAGTACTACAAGCGAACAAAAGAAGGGCGAGCTGGCCGTCAAGATGGTAAGAGTTACAAGTTTTTCAGCCAGCTAGAGGCTCTCCATACAACTTCTTCTGCCACTGCTGCTGCTAACCTATCAACACCAGTCACACCTGTCACTGCCGCTAGCACCGCCAGCCTGGACGTGGCTCCCGTTTCGGTTGGGGTTCATATGCCCATCTCGTCTGTCAGAATTCCACCTGCAACTATCCCAATGTCTTCCTCTATGTTAGCCATGCCTGGATCTGCTCCTGCATCCGTGCCAGTGCCACCAGTAGGAGCAGCGCCGGCGTCAGGACATCCTATCACCACCACAGCCGCTCCATTTGGAATCAGCTTCTCTTCTAACAGCTCTTCCTCTTCTCAAGGCTTTGAAGACGATGATGACGACGATGACGAAGAAGATGAACCTGGAGGAGAACCATCCAACATGGCTGGCACTAGCCGGAAACGTAAAAGACAGTCGTCGAGAGGGGGCGGTAGTACGACCAGGAGGATGATGGAGTTCTTCGAGGGTCTAATGAAACAGGTCATGCAGAAGCAAGAATCCATGCAGCAGAGATTTTTAGAAGCCATAGAGAAGAGAGAGCAAGATAGGATGATAAGAGAAGAAGCTTGGAAAAGACAAGAAATGGCGAGATTAACTCGCGACCATGAACTTATGGCTCACGAACGTGCCATTGCTGCTTCTAGGGATGCTgctattatttcttttttgcagAAGATTACTGGTCAGACTGTACAGTTACCCACAACTGTCACTGTCTCCGCTGCTCCACCTCCACCGACACAACCAGCCGTGCCAGTTGTTCCACCTCCGGCTTCTATTCCTACAGCAGCTTCACCATTGCATCATCCACCGTCATTACCACAACAACAGCGTAGCTCTCAACAGCAGCAACAGTCAGTACAGCCGCACCATCAACATCAGCAACAGCCACAAGCTGTTCACCAGCAGCAGCATCAAGCTCAACCTCAAAACACTGAAGTTGTGAGGCATCATCAACAACCTATTTCTTCAGATGTAGTAATGGCTATCCCGGAGCAACAGGTCCCACCACAGGAGATTGGTCGGAGTGGGAACTTGGAGCCTGCCTCTTCTAGGTGGCCTAAAGCTGAAGTTCTTGCACTTATAAACCTGAGGAGTGGGCTTGAATCCAGGTACCAAGAGGCTGGGCCGAAGGGCCCTCTTTGGGAGGAGATCTCGGCTGGTATGTCAAGGATGGGCTACAAGAGAAGCGCCAAGCGATGCAAGGAAAAATGGGAGAACATCAACAAGTACTTCAAGAAGGTCAAAGAAAGTAATAAGAAACGTCCCGAGGATGCCAAAACCTGTCCCTATTTTCACCAACTCGATGCCCTTCACCGTAAGAAAATACTTGGAGGAGGGACTAGCGGTGGTTTCAGTAGCTTTAGTGACCAGAATAGGCCTCAAGAAGAAACGTCACAGCAGCATCTAGATACGAGTGAAGCCCCACCAATCACGGCAGCGCCGCAATCGACGCAGCCTACTGATCAATCAGAAAACAAAACTGGAGCTACTGCTGATGTGCTGACAAGAAAAGAAGGTTTACCTGGGAGTTTCTTTGGAGAAGGAAACGGTGAAGCTGCAAAGAag CCAGAAGACATTGTGATGGAGCTGATGGAGGACCAGGGGATGCACCATCAAGGACAATCCTTGTTGGTGGATGGCTATGGTAAGATTGATGAACCTGACAGTGATAATATGGTTCACGAGGAAGATGAAGATGAGGACgaagatgatgaagatgatgacGAATTGGAAGAAGAGCGAAAGATGGcttataaaatagaatatcAAAGACAGAATGCAAGCACTCCCAACGGAGGAGGGAATGGGGCGCCCTCCTTTCTGGCCATGGTTCAATAA
- the LOC18605905 gene encoding transmembrane protein 120 homolog: MEAVDESAKKVEEEVGRVVEQARELQESGASLISRISNEEQSLRQKANSLESSIRRLRSLINSLLSQKLLDPKLADKLEEDLLRARCIITDGDAAAFLPAKAQGRFLRMFLGPINVRASRKDVQLKVKEEYNSYRDRTAFLFLLFPLTLLILRSWIWEGCLPAFPVQLYQAWLLFLYTGLALRENILRANGSDIRPWWIYHHYCAMVMALVSLTWEIKGQPNCAQKQRGVELFLQWAMMQGVAMLLQNRYQRQRLYTRIALGKANRMDVVWGETAGVDGQLWVLCPILFLMQGFEAYVGLLLLNTAFVGVVSEWQVIFCGILLVLMAVGNFMNTVQTLMAKSRFKAKMKRTKSKQELDYVVRNS; this comes from the exons ATGGAGGCGGTGGATGAATCGGCGAAGAAAGTCGAAGAGGAAGTTGGGAGAGTGGTGGAGCAAGCCAGAGAGTTGCAAGAATCCGGCGCTTCGCTCATATCGAGGATATCGAACGAGGAGCAATCTCTCCGCCAAAAAGCTAATTCTCTTGAATCCTCCATTCGCCGCCTCCGTTCCTTGATCAATTCCCTTCTCTCTCAAAAGCTTTTGGATCCCAAGCTCGCCGACAAG CTTGAAGAGGATTTACTGAGAGCCAGATGTATTATAACCGATGGAGACGCCGCTGCTTTTCTTCCTGCCAAAGCTCAGG GAAGATTTCTGAGGATGTTTTTGGGACCAATCAATGTGCGGGCATCCCGCAAAGACGTCCAATTGAAAGTTAAGGAGGAATATAACAGCTACAGA GATAGAACTGcatttctgtttcttctttttccgtTAACTTTGCTTATTTTAAGATCTTGGATCTGGGAAGGATGCTTGCCTGCATTTCCAGTTCAGTTGTACCAG GCATGGTTGCTGTTCCTTTACACTGGTTTGGCTTTGCGAGAAAACATATTGCGAGCAAATGGAAGTGATATTCGCCCATG GTGGATTTACCATCATTATTGTGCTATGGTTATGGCCTTAGTTAGTCTCACTTGGGAGATTAAAGGACAGCCTAATTGTGCTCAAAAGCAG AGAGGTGTAGAACTTTTCCTTCAGTGGGCTATGATGCAAGGAGTTGCCATGCTTCTACAAAATAGATATCAGCGCCAGAGGCTTTATACTCGTATTGCCCTGGGAAAG GCTAATAGAATGGATGTTGTCTGGGGAGAAACAGCTGGTGTAGATGGACAATTGTGGGTTCTATGTCCTATACTTTTCCTTATGCAG GGTTTTGAGGCATACGTTGGACTCCTATTGCTCAATACAGCATTCGTTGGGGTTGTTTCTGAATGGCAG GTAATATTTTGTGGGATCCTTTTGGTTTTGATGGCTGTTGGGAACTTTATGAACACAGTACAGACACTCATGGCAAAGTCAAGGTTTAAGGCAAAGATGAAAAGAACTAAGAGCAAGCAGGAGTTGGATTACGTTGTTCGTAATTCTTAG
- the LOC18605906 gene encoding probable methyltransferase PMT18, translating to MAKEYSGSPKHHQLEAKRKRLTWILGVSGLCILFYVLGAWQNSTTPTTGSDVYSRVGCDGNATTSGDGNSPVNPSSTNLDFASHHQVEVRSSKTVSQFPPCDMSFSEYTPCQDKVRGRKFDRDMLKYRERHCPTKEELLLCLIPAPPKYKTPFKWPQSRDYAWYDNIPHRELSIEKAIQNWIQVEGDRFRFPGGGTMFPRGADAYIDDIAQLIPLTDGTIRTAVDTGCGVASFGAYLLKRNVLTMSIAPRDTHEAQVQFALERGVPAMIGIMGSQRLPYPARAFDLAHCSRCLIPWQKYDGLYLTEVDRILRPGGYWVLSGPPIHWKKYWRGWERTQEDLKQEQDAIEDVAKRLCWKKVIENNDLSVWQKPINHIECIKSKKVIKTPHICKSDNPDTAWYRDLEACITPLPEVSSSDDVAGGAVEKWPERAFAVPPRISSGSIPGITAEKFREDNELWNDRVEHYKRIISLLPTGRYRNIMDMNAYLGGFAAALLKYPVWVMNVVPANSDHNTLGAIYERGLIGTYQDWCEAFSTYPRTYDLIHASGLFSIYQDRCDITYILLEMDRILRPEGTVIFRDSVELLVKINSITDGMRWKSQIMDHESGPFNPEKILVAVKTYWTGEATAKQS from the exons ATGGCCAAAGAGTACAGTGGATCGCCAAAGCATCATCAGCTAGAAGCAAAGAGGAAACGTCTCACTTGGATACTAGGGGTTAGTGGCCTCTGCATATTGTTTTACGTGTTGGGAGCTTGGCAGAATAGTACTACTCCCACTACTGGATCCGATGTTTACAGTAGAGTTGGTTGTGATGGTAATGCCACTACATCAGGCGATGGCAATTCCCCAGTTAATCCATCATCAACTAACTTGGACTTTGCAAGCCATCATCAAGTTGAGGTACGCAGTTCTAAAACAGTCAGTCAGTTTCCACCATGTGATATGTCATTCAGCGAGTACACTCCCTGCCAAGATAAAGTGAGGGGAAGGAAATTTGATCGGGACATGTTGAAATATAGAGAGCGGCATTGTCCCACGAAGGAAGAACTACTCCTCTGCCTTATACCTGCCCCACCAAAATATAAGACCCCTTTCAAGTGGCCTCAGAGCCGAGATTATGCCTGGTATGACAATATTCCTCATAGAGAACTCAGTATTGAGAAGGCAATTCAGAATTGGATTCAAGTAGAGGGTGATCGTTTCAGATTCCCTGGGGGAGGCACCATGTTCCCTCGGGGAGCTGATGCGTATATTGATGACATTGCCCAGCTCATTCCCCTTACTGATGGAACCATCAGAACAGCAGTTGATACTGGCTGCGGG GTTGCAAGTTTTGGTGCTTACCTCTTGAAGAGGAATGTCTTGACAATGTCTATTGCTCCAAGAGATACACATGAAGCACAGGTTCAATTTGCATTGGAACGTGGAGTTCCTGCAATGATTGGAATCATGGGTTCACAGAGGCTTCCTTACCCAGCCAGGGCTTTTGACTTGGCTCATTGTTCTCGCTGTTTGATACCTTGGCAAAAGTACG ATGGTTTGTATCTCACTGAAGTGGACCGGATTCTAAGGCCTGGTGGTTATTGGGTTCTCTCTGGTCCTCCTATTCACTGGAAGAAATACTGGAGAGGCTGGGAAAGGACACAGGAGGATTTAAAACAAGAGCAAGATGCTATCGAAGATGTTGCCAAACGACTATGCTGGAAGAAAGTGATTGAAAATAATGATCTATCAGTTTGGCAAAAGCCAATCAACCACATTGAGTgtattaaaagtaaaaaggtCATTAAAACACCGCACATATGCAAGTCAGACAATCCAGACACAGCTTG GTACAGAGATTTGGAAGCTTGCATAACCCCACTTCCAGAAGTAAGCAGCTCAGATGACGTTGCTGGTGGGGCAGTAGAAAAATGGCCGGAGCGTGCATTTGCTGTCCCTCCTAGAATTAGCAGTGGTTCAATACCAGGCATCACTGCTGAGAAATTTCGGGAGGATAATGAACTGTGGAACGATAGAGTGGAACATTACAAACGAATTATTAGTCTCCTACCCACTGGACGATATCGGAATATAATGGACATGAATGCTTACCTTGGGGGATTTGCGGCAGCATTGTTAAAGTATCCAGTGTGGGTCATGAATGTGGTCCCTGCAAATTCAGATCATAACACGTTGGGAGCTATTTACGAACGAGGTTTAATCGGTACGTATCAGGACTGGTGTGAGGCATTCTCAACATATCCAAGAACATACGATCTCATCCATGCTAGTGGCTTGTTTAGTATATACCAGGACAG GTGTGACATCACTTACATCTTGCTGGAGATGGACCGAATTCTGAGGCCAGAAGGGACGGTTATTTTTAGGGACTCAGTGGAGCTGCTTGTGAAGATTAATAGTATAACAGATGGAATGAGATGGAAGAGCCAGATCATGGACCATGAAAGCGGACCATTCAATCCTGAGAAAATTCTTGTTGCTGTCAAAACATACTGGACTGGTGAAGCTACAGCAAAACAAAGCTAG